From Eremothecium sinecaudum strain ATCC 58844 chromosome V, complete sequence, a single genomic window includes:
- the PRP42 gene encoding mRNA splicing protein PRP42 (Syntenic homolog of Ashbya gossypii ABL108C; Syntenic homolog of Saccharomyces cerevisiae YDR235W (PRP42)) gives MLLPDELKSDEKLSNLLLKTSQFQQTLPYWEELLNYLLLKASPLSKAINPELRSLIRSTYQSMLIQFPYAENYHIDYALFEFKLGSVSKMHKIFHSALNEVNSRSLLLWVEYLKLCNEVVMNDKDLFKKYETAEKYIGLHFFSGEFWLMYLEQTKQRCKMQSRYVMLLRKILEIPLYDYSTFYSLWLQCINDIKDISQLKLFAPEHEVSKKLKVDMNLKQRRGIQLQVAKLQLKKITKELYTVVQYQVMEIYNLFESKLTTHYYTSPHTLIKYEEIATWCKYLNYTINTQNIPLIKVTFQRAVTALCHYDIIWLQWAKWLIETEADFVSAKNVLTKGLIMSHRKATIFTRLSHVMIRAAEYAELEAIYDTVLETYNNCSETMDTEMFIDYILVTLFLKTPIIRSRYNTDENRLLVPEQVLDSIMKRLGTVSKDQSQRVLLWLLSQLYQRIPRSVLEENIFKIIIASNWSHFTEHGWFWYEYCQMVWINSTKSYLEKRRYIVNEILPKAANYKVEDVKRGVLKFMDNYSPEDYDAVELLFR, from the coding sequence ATGCTACTGCCTGATGAATTAAAGAGCGATGAAAAGCTATCTAATCTACTATTAAAAACATCTCAATTTCAACAAACGCTGCCTTATTGGGAAGAGTTGTTAAATTATCTATTATTGAAGGCTAGCCCATTAAGTAAAGCTATAAACCCTGAACTTCGAAGCCTAATAAGGTCCACATATCAGTCGATGTTAATTCAGTTTCCATATGCTGAGAATTACCATATTGACTATGCTTTGTTTGAATTTAAGCTAGGCAGCGTCTCTAAAATGCATAAAATATTCCACAGCGCATTAAATGAGGTCAATAGCAGGTCATTATTATTATGGGTAGAATACTTAAAATTGTGCAATGAAGTGGTAATGAACGATAAAGATTTATTTAAGAAGTATGAGACAGCTGAAAAATATATTGGCCTTCATTTCTTTAGTGGTGAATTCTGGTTGATGTACCTTGAGCAGACTAAACAAAGATGTAAGATGCAGAGCCGCTATGTTATGCTACTACGAAAAATTCTAGAAATTCCTTTATATGACTATTCTACCTTCTACAGTTTATGGTTACAGTGCATAAACGACATCAAGGATATCTCCCAATTAAAGCTTTTTGCACCTGAACATGAAGTTTCCAAGAAGCTGAAAGTTGATATGAATCTCAAGCAGAGGCGAGGAATTCAATTACAGGTTGCCAAGCTTCAATTAAAGAAGATAACGAAAGAACTATACACTGTTGTACAGTATCAAGTGATGGAGATCTACAACCTCTTTGAGAGCAAGCTCACCACCCATTACTACACATCGCCACATACTTTGATAAAATACGAAGAGATTGCAACATGGTGTAAATACTTAAATTACACTATTAATACACAAAATATACCACTCATTAAGGTGACCTTCCAGAGGGCAGTAACTGCATTATGTCACTACGATATCATATGGCTGCAATGGGCAAAATGGTTGATTGAAACTGAGGCTGATTTTGTATCTGCAAAAAACGTACTCACCAAAGGCCTGATAATGAGCCATAGAAAGGCGACTATATTTACAAGATTGTCTCATGTTATGATAAGGGCAGCTGAGTACGCGGAGTTGGAAGCGATTTATGATACGGTACTTGAAACATACAACAATTGCAGTGAGACCATGGACACTGAGATGTTTATCGACTACATTCTCGTCACCCTGTTTTTAAAGACTCCTATTATTCGAAGTAGATATAATACAGATGAAAATCGTTTGCTAGTTCCAGAACAGGTACTAGATTCAATTATGAAACGATTAGGTACTGTCAGTAAAGATCAAAGCCAGCGGGTATTACTATGGCTACTAAGTCAGCTATATCAAAGAATACCGAGATCTGTTCTCGAAGAAAATATCTTTAAGATAATTATTGCATCCAATTGGTCTCACTTTACAGAGCATGGGTGGTTTTGGTACGAATACTGTCAGATGGTTTGGATAAACTCTACAAAATCCTACCTGGAGAAAAGAAGGTACATAGTTAACGAAATCTTACCAAAGGCGGCTAATTATAAGGTCGAAGATGTAAAGAGAGGAGTATTGAAATTCATGGATAATTATTCTCCGGAAGATTATGATGCGGTAGAATTATTATTTAGATAA
- the FMN1 gene encoding riboflavin kinase (Syntenic homolog of Ashbya gossypii ABL109W; Syntenic homolog of Saccharomyces cerevisiae YDR236C (FMN1)), whose amino-acid sequence MTKRSADAIIPDTPHSPFPIVADYVKIIPGFGRGSSELGIPTANVPIEQLTEQIQELQTGIYFGWCKLKVISSDENVVKRNNGSEVILNYGSKLTEDDLSVLPVVLSIGWNPFYKNTVKTVELHIIHDFSDTFYGAEVKFSFLGYIRPELNYTTKEALIEDIKTDIKIASETVKLPAYYETRKLIEDS is encoded by the coding sequence ATGACGAAACGTTCAGCCGATGCAATAATCCCAGACACACCACATAGTCCTTTTCCAATAGTAGCCGATTATGTCAAAATTATTCCCGGTTTTGGGCGTGGTTCATCGGAACTAGGTATACCAACTGCTAATGTACCGATAGAACAACTCACAGAACAAATTCAAGAATTACAGACTGGTATTTACTTTGGGTGGTGTAAACTAAAAGTAATTTCCAGTGATGAAAATGTGGTCAAAAGAAATAATGGTAGTGAGGTGATCCTTAACTATGGGTCTAAACTTACTGAAGATGATCTTAGCGTATTGCCGGTGGTGCTTTCAATTGGATGGAATCCTTTCTATAAAAACACTGTAAAGACTGTGGAGCTGCATATCATTCATGACTTCAGCGATACTTTTTACGGAGCAGAAGTGAAGTTTAGCTTTCTCGGCTATATAAGGCCAGAACTAAACTACACCACGAAAGAGGCTTTGATAGAGGACATTAAAACAGACATCAAAATAGCTTCAGAAACCGTTAAGTTACCTGCCTATTATGAAACGAGGAAGCTGATAGAAGATAGTTAA
- the SEC26 gene encoding coatomer subunit beta (Syntenic homolog of Ashbya gossypii ABL112W; Syntenic homolog of Saccharomyces cerevisiae YDR238C (SEC26)) — MTTNSDEVAYTLVYDPSPQGIVYSVSDFQKSLEKGSDNEKIDTMKKILVAMLDGNSFPELLMHIIRFVMPSKNKKLKKLLYFYWEIVPKLDSEGKLKQEMILVCNSIQHDLQHPNEYIRGNTLRFLTKLKEAELLEQMVPSVRACLEYRHAYVRKYAILAVYSIYKVSDHLIPDACDILDSFLLAETDPICKRNAFVSLAELDRESALNYLQSNITSIESLDSLLQDTFIEFIRRDAIRTPSLKPQYVELLQDILSSTNSNEVIYEAATALTVLTNNPTTLINVTTKLIDLAVKESDNSIKLIVLDKIEEIQTKNPNSLEDLTLDILRVLTCQDLDVREKALDISLELVVSRNVDDVVKLLKKELQSTVDNNDEKSLEYRQLLTRCIHQVATRFVEVSANVVSLLLEFIGELNSEGASGIISFAKEVIEKYPQLREEILQELIGAMPNIKSAKAYRGALWVLGEYSQSESDIQASWKHIRESVGELPILQSEYKLLNNADGQEEEVQEAPVHVSKGPTVLPDGTYVTESALTVEAMKKSLSKEEKDSRPPLRRFILNGYFYSAAVLSNTIVKLVLRFAKVSKNESIINGLKAEAMLILVSILRVGKSKLVEKQIDEDSEERIMLAIYILMEHSDGQVPAKEKELLEMAYLDATISSYKKRVSINKRKVDRKRAYSVSRSADPIDMPMTFRQFAAGDSMHTPLDTTDQDLELACKGGSFVAKQEANSITSRLKKIVPLTGFSDPVYSECYIITHQFDVVLEVLLVNQTKETLRNLHVQFATLGDLKIIGNPPSTNIIPHGFHRITVTVKVSSADTGVIFGNIIYDGGHGEDSRYVILNDVHVDTMDYIKPASCGEAEFRKMWNAFEWENKLTVKSNLPTLQAYLKKLVEVTHMKVLTPEESYSDENCRFLSCNLYSKSTFGEDALANICIEKDPATNSIIGEVRIRSKTQGLALTHGDSIAQMGRVANTVSVNSI; from the coding sequence ATGACTACAAATTCTGATGAGGTGGCTTACACATTAGTTTACGATCCGTCCCCTCAAGGTATAGTTTATTCTGTATCTGACTTCCAGAAATCATTGGAAAAGGGATCTGATAATGAAAAGATAGATacaatgaagaagatcTTGGTAGCTATGTTAGATGGTAATTCATTTCCGGAACTTTTGATGCATATTATTCGGTTTGTTATGCCTTCTAAGAATAAAAAGTTAAAGAAATTGCTGTATTTTTACTGGGAAATAGTTCCAAAGTTGGATTCCGAGGGGAAATTGAAGCAGGAAATGATTTTGGTGTGCAATTCCATCCAACATGATTTGCAGCATCCAAATGAGTACATTCGAGGCAACACTTTACGGTTTCTAACAAAATTAAAGGAAGCTGAATTATTGGAACAAATGGTCCCTTCAGTGCGTGCTTGCTTAGAGTACCGCCACGCATATGTACGCAAATATGCGATACTGGCCGTTTACTCTATTTACAAGGTTAGTGATCACTTAATTCCCGACGCCTGTGATATTCTGGATTCGTTCCTACTTGCAGAAACCGATCCAATTTGTAAAAGAAATGCTTTTGTTTCATTGGCGGAGTTGGACCGTGAATCTGCGCTTAACTACCTACAGAGTAACATCACTTCTATTGAAAGTTTGGATTCTTTGTTACAGGATACATTTATCGAATTCATTAGGAGAGATGCTATAAGGACGCCATCTCTCAAACCGCAATATGTTGAATTGCTGCAGGATATATTATCCAGTACTAATTCAAATGAAGTAATTTATGAAGCAGCCACAGCTTTAACAGTTTTGACGAATAATCCAACGACATTAATAAATGTGACTACTAAGCTCATTGACCTAGCTGTAAAAGAATCAGACAATAGTATAAAGTTGATTGTTTTGGATAAGATTGAGGAAATACAAACCAAGAATCCCAACTCTTTAGAAGATTTGACACTTGATATTTTACGTGTTTTAACATGCCAAGATCTGGATGTGCGCGAAAAGGCACTAGATATTTCTTTGGAATTGGTTGTTTCAAGAAATGTAGACGATGTTGTCAAACTCTTAAAGAAAGAACTGCAGTCGACAGTCGATAATAACGATGAAAAATCCCTGGAGTATAGGCAGCTTTTGACTCGCTGTATTCATCAAGTAGCAACTAGATTTGTTGAGGTTTCTGCAAATGTTGTTTCTTTGTTGTTAGAGTTCATTGGAGAATTGAACTCAGAGGGTGCAAGCGGAATTATTTCCTTTGCTAAGGAAGTTATTGAGAAATATCCACAACTAAGAGAAGAAATACTACAGGAATTGATTGGCGCCATGCCAAATATTAAATCAGCCAAGGCATATAGAGGTGCTTTATGGGTTTTGGGTGAATACTCGCAAAGTGAATCAGACATTCAAGCTTCATGGAAGCATATCCGCGAGAGCGTTGGAGAACTTCCAATTTTGCAATCTGAGTACAAGTTGTTGAATAATGCTGATGGTCAAGAAGAGGAAGTTCAAGAAGCTCCTGTACATGTCTCTAAAGGACCAACTGTTCTTCCTGATGGTACATATGTTACAGAGTCTGCATTAACTGTCGAAGCAATGAAAAAGTCTTTATCAAAGGAAGAGAAAGATTCACGCCCTCCCTTACGTCGTTTCATCTTGAATGGTTATTTCTACAGTGCAGCTGTTCTATCTAACACTATTGTAAAACTTGTTTTGAGATTTGCAAAAGTGTCAAAAAATGAATCAATTATTAATGGTTTAAAAGCAGAGGCAATGCTGATCTTGGTAAGCATTCTGAGGGTTGGTAAAAGTAAACTTGTCGAAAAGCAAATAGACGAAGATTCCGAGGAGAGAATAATGCTCGCAATCTACATTTTGATGGAACACTCCGATGGTCAAGTTCCAGCAAAGGAAAAAGAACTATTGGAAATGGCATACTTAGATGCTACAATTTCATCCTACAAGAAAAGGGTTTCTATAAACAAACGTAAGGTTGATAGAAAGAGAGCATACAGCGTGAGTAGATCAGCGGACCCAATTGACATGCCTATGACCTTCAGACAATTTGCTGCCGGCGACAGTATGCATACACCGCTAGACACTACGGATCAGGATCTAGAACTAGCATGTAAGGGTGGCTCTTTTGTTGCCAAACAAGAAGCCAACTCTATCACTTCCAGGCTAAAAAAGATCGTTCCATTAACCGGTTTCAGCGACCCTGTGTATTCCGAATGTTACATTATAACTCATCAATTTGACGTTGTATTGGAGGTTTTATTGGTCAACCAGACCAAAGAAACTTTAAGGAACCTACATGTTCAGTTTGCAACTTTAGGTGATTTGAAGATTATTGGAAATCCTCCTAGTACGAATATTATTCCTCATGGCTTCCACAGAATTACTGTTACAGTCAAAGTTTCAAGCGCAGATACCGGTGTAATTTTTGGTAATATTATTTACGATGGTGGCCATGGAGAGGATTCTCGTTACGTGATTTTAAATGATGTTCATGTTGATACCATGGATTACATTAAACCGGCATCATGTGGGGAAGCCGAATTCCGTAAGATGTGGAACGCTTTTGAATGGGAAAACAAGTTAACTGTCAAATCTAATCTCCCTACCCTTCAAGCCTATTTGAAAAAGCTAGTTGAAGTCACACATATGAAGGTATTGACACCAGAAGAATCATATTCAGATGAAAATTGTCGCTTCTTGAGTTGCAACTTGTATTCCAAGTCCACCTTTGGTGAAGACGCATTAGCAAATATTTGTATTGAAAAGGACCCTGCTACCAATAGCATTATTGGAGAGGTGCGCATACGTTCCAAGACTCAAGGATTAGCTTTAACGCATGGTGACAGTATTGCACAGATGGGAAGGGTTGCTAATACGGTAAGTGTAAATAGCATTTAA
- the MRPL7 gene encoding mitochondrial 54S ribosomal protein uL5m (Syntenic homolog of Ashbya gossypii ABL111C; Syntenic homolog of Saccharomyces cerevisiae YDR237W (MRPL7)) — protein MQASRRGFYTSTNLQKAACSVVKPVHHLVKIDKSKLSPRFPELNFKTNDIRSPSFRPTATHQDRVREHYYNTVQSDLLLMNYSHRAETVIGLKNRPWDGSSPYHLNRPPKKPQWSKTELPDIKPITWRNIPDIESVVLNCYIPKSNENQLLPIAIALQLQQITGCKPEYLYSKMDIPSWKVRKGMRMGAKVELKGRPMSQFMSTLTEIVLPRIRAYKGIPSSSGNRLGVISFGLTPQDVAFFPELDLNQEAWPMTFGMHININTTARTDPQAKTLLSGFGFPICKK, from the coding sequence ATGCAAGCGAGTCGCAGAGGGTTTTATACCTCGACAAATCTACAAAAAGCGGCTTGTTCCGTTGTCAAACCCGTCCATCATTTGGTCAAAATTGATAAATCTAAGCTTTCACCAAGGTTTCCGGAACTGAATTTCAAAACTAATGATATTAGATCGCCTTCTTTTAGGCCAACTGCTACACACCAAGATCGAGTAAGGGAACATTATTATAATACAGTTCAAAGCGATCTGCTACTTATGAATTATTCACACAGGGCCGAGACTGTGATTGGTTTGAAAAATAGGCCCTGGGATGGATCTTCTCCATATCACTTGAATAGGCCTCCTAAGAAGCCACAGTGGTCTAAAACTGAGCTCCCAGACATAAAACCAATTACTTGGAGGAATATTCCTGATATTGAATCTGTTGTCCTGAATTGTTATATCCCAAAATCTAACGAGAACCAACTATTACCTATCGCCATCGCTTTGCAGCTGCAGCAGATAACCGGATGTAAACCAGAATACTTATATTCCAAGATGGATATTCCTTCGTGGAAAGTCAGAAAGGGTATGCGTATGGGTGCTAAAGTTGAGTTGAAAGGTCGTCCAATGTCTCAGTTTATGTCTACATTAACGGAAATTGTATTACCTAGAATTAGAGCATACAAGGGTATTCCAAGTTCTTCTGGTAATAGATTAGGTGTGATTTCTTTTGGTTTGACCCCACAAGATGTTGCATTTTTCCCTGAATTGGACTTAAATCAAGAAGCTTGGCCCATGACTTTCGGAATGCATATTAATATCAATACTACTGCAAGAACCGATCCTCAAGCCAAAACATTACTTAGCGGATTTGGTTTCCCAATCTGCAAGAAGTGA
- the GLE1 gene encoding nucleoporin GLE1 (Syntenic homolog of Ashbya gossypii ABL110W; Syntenic homolog of Saccharomyces cerevisiae YDL207W (GLE1)), with protein MRFSIDELLDDADSVGIEHSYIGDAADGIQLKLPKFNFVKKDKIDELHESVQAQLAQLNISDKLPKKLSMRFPVSTLHNAPSLSRKASSDTTVPYIIEGDKINVPDGLEIIQFLKNKMARLEEDNNAQVDKVMAQKKQLIEERKRREMELKKKEAEKLKQEEEEKRQLQKQKEAELAAKAAEQRATEMEQRRRAEEERQLHERQKQEQQELAKQEAKKGKYVTSFAAVEAAFLENKKRIESIKHDIVGAVSKDGNLKKLLGAQKRKINPKFGQLTNSTKQLHLILGEMFKLIDEVKQNELAYQWILNFISKAIVSQAETEVRVKPESAVPLATLTLHLLMRYVELKEFFLARLIKKCPFIIGFSCNIDTEEGRIRMGWKRSGDNKWEDDTSYEERIGGIMTIFAVITRLPLPAEFINLRQHPLSLSYSWQILARVANKQPESLTNTHFILLGCWWDAAAAQFLQYYGSQGGKLLKLIASDLTAKVAAKRFVGAARLRILLEEWETKGTIKTFSAMVA; from the coding sequence ATGAGGTTTTCAATTGATGAGCTACTTGATGATGCGGATTCAGTTGGTATTGAGCACTCTTATATTGGGGACGCTGCAGATGGCATACAATTAAAACTTCCAAAGTTCAACTTTGTTAAGAAAGATAAAATTGATGAGCTACATGAATCTGTCCAAGCGCAGCTAGCGCAATTAAACATATCAGATAAATTACCGAAGAAGTTATCGATGAGGTTTCCAGTTAGTACGCTCCATAATGCTCCATCGTTGAGTAGAAAGGCATCGTCAGATACTACAGTCCCATATATAATTGAAGGTGATAAGATCAATGTTCCTGACGGTTTAGAGATTATTCAGTTCCTGAAGAATAAGATGGCTCGTTTAGAAGAAGACAACAATGCACAGGTAGATAAGGTCATGGCACAGAAGAAACAGTTGATAGAGGAGCGAAAGCGCAGGGAAATGGAACTTAAGAAGAAGGAAGCTGAGAAATTGAAGCAGGAGGAGGAGGAAAAGAGACAGCTACAAAAGCAGAAGGAAGCGGAGCTTGCTGCGAAAGCAGCAGAACAGAGGGCGACTGAGATGGAGCAACGCAGGCGTGCTGAAGAGGAAAGACAGTTGCACGAGCGACAAAAGCAAGAGCAGCAGGAGCTAGCGAAGCAAGAGGCTAAGAAAGGGAAGTATGTAACTAGCTTTGCCGCTGTTGAGGCCGCGTTTTTGGAGAATAAGAAACGAATTGAGTCAATAAAGCATGATATTGTCGGGGCAGTAAGCAAAGACGGTAACTTAAAGAAACTACTTGGTGCTCAAAAACGTAAGATAAACCCTAAGTTTGGTCAGCTCACTAATAGCACAAAGCAACTTCATCTCATTCTAGGCGAAATGTTTAAGCTAATTGATGAGGTGAAACAAAACGAGCTTGCATATCAGTGGATACTGAACTTTATTTCGAAGGCTATTGTATCCCAGGCAGAAACAGAAGTTCGCGTTAAACCGGAGAGTGCAGTACCACTAGCTACTTTGACGCTACATCTACTTATGAGGTACGTTGAGCTGAAAGAATTCTTCCTTGCCCGACTAATCAAGAAATGTCCTTTTATTATTGGTTTCAGCTGCAATATAGACACAGAGGAAGGTAGAATACGAATGGGTTGGAAACGTAGTGGCGATAACAAATGGGAGGATGATACCAGCTATGAAGAAAGGATAGGTGGTATAATGACTATTTTTGCGGTAATCACAAGACTTCCACTACCAGCTGAATTCATTAATTTGAGACAACACCCGCTCTCACTATCCTATTCGTGGCAAATATTAGCCAGGGTTGCAAACAAGCAGCCTGAAAGCCTAACTAATACGCATTTTATCTTACTTGGATGCTGGTGGGATGCGGCTGCCGCTCAATTCTTACAGTATTATGGTTCGCAAGGTGGAAAGCTGTTGAAGCTTATAGCTTCCGACCTTACAGCGAAAGTGGCAGCGAAAAGATTTGTTGGCGCAGCTAGATTACGAATTCTGCTTGAGGAATGGGAAACAAAAGGCACTATAAAGACTTTTTCAGCAATGGTTGCATAG
- the HEM3 gene encoding hydroxymethylbilane synthase (Syntenic homolog of Ashbya gossypii ABL107C; Syntenic homolog of Saccharomyces cerevisiae YDL205C (HEM3)) codes for MVSDTTKATMVPEKRIIKIAGRRSKLAVIQSEQVSAMIKANFPGYECTVLALQTLGDQIQSKPLYSFGGKALWTKELEDLLYDEDEEKRIDLIVHSLKDMPTHLPDGFELAAVTKRVDPSDCLVMAANSPYKSLSELPKGSVIGTSSVRRSAQLKRKFPDLIFESVRGNIQTRLNKLDSEENNYSCIILATAGLVRLGLENRITQRFTSDIMYHAVGQGALGIETRTGDTRIKDILDKIADRSSTICCLSERSLMRTLNGGCSVPIGVESEFDEKTSTLVLKGIVVSVDGTEAVEDQISMHINEDKEDAIKAGALLAESLIASGAKKILDDIHLPTS; via the coding sequence ATGGTTTCAGATACAACTAAAGCTACAATGGTGCCAGAGAAAAGGATTATAAAAATTGCAGGCAGGAGGTCCAAGCTTGCCGTCATACAGTCAGAGCAGGTGAGTGCAATGATTAAGGCCAATTTTCCTGGCTACGAATGCACGGTTTTGGCACTGCAAACTTTAGGTGATCAGATCCAATCTAAACCATTATATTCGTTTGGAGGTAAAGCCTTATGGACAAAGGAACTGGAAGATTTACTATATgatgaagacgaagaaAAACGTATTGATCTAATTGTACACTCTCTTAAGGATATGCCAACTCACCTACCTGATGGGTTTGAGTTGGCTGCTGTAACCAAGCGTGTCGATCCCAGTGATTGTCTAGTAATGGCAGCAAACAGTCCATATAAATCTCTTTCAGAACTCCCTAAAGGCTCAGTTATTGGTACTTCGAGTGTGCGTAGATCCGCCCAGTTGAAGCGCAAATTTCCGGATTTAATATTTGAAAGTGTTCGTGGAAACATTCAAACGAGACTAAATAAGCTTGATAGCGAAGAAAACAATTACTCGTGTATTATTCTAGCAACTGCAGGCCTTGTTAGGTTGGGTCTGGAAAATAGAATAACTCAAAGGTTTACATCCGACATCATGTATCACGCAGTGGGCCAAGGCGCCCTTGGTATAGAGACAAGAACCGGAGATACTCGCATAAAAGATATCCTCGATAAAATAGCTGACAGAAGTAGCACTATCTGTTGTCTCTCTGAGCGCTCATTGATGAGAACCCTTAATGGTGGTTGTTCAGTTCCAATTGGAGTGGAATCTGAATTTGATGAGAAAACTTCGACCCTAGTTTTAAAAGGCATCGTGGTTAGTGTAGACGGAACCGAAGCAGTAGAAGACCAAATATCAATGCATATTAACGAAGATAAAGAAGATGCCATTAAGGCTGGTGCATTATTAGCTGAAAGTCTAATTGCATCTGGTGCTAAGAAAATATTAGACGACATACATCTACCTACCAGTTAA